One genomic region from Vanacampus margaritifer isolate UIUO_Vmar chromosome 2, RoL_Vmar_1.0, whole genome shotgun sequence encodes:
- the ccdc134 gene encoding coiled-coil domain-containing protein 134 yields MWSLFVTALAFASTATLSSGDTDSHRPRHDSNLQIYKRMFETKRKDQLNALKNLVELNDINQQYKIIDIMLKGLFKVLEDSREVLVSANMQPDDPFPLDDKIKEAYSHIVENTAFFGDVALRFPRIVHHYFDRNTDWGGLLRWGLHFCNQTGVFTGGAHQHVLTLMSQELGITEKSPDFINPYRTERDDVLHTAEAFQKLLREEEKRRRKEEKRKEIRKGPRISRSRSEL; encoded by the exons ATGTGGAGTTTATTTGTGACGGCCCTGGCGTTCGCCTCCACTGCCACCCTCAGCTCGGGAGACACTGACTCACACAGGCCGAGACACGACTCGAACCTGCAGATCT ATAAGCGTATGTTTGAGACAAAGAGAAAAGATCAGCTCAACGCGCTCAAGAATCTGGTTGAACTGAATGACATTAACCAGCAATATAAGATAATAGACATCATGCTCAAAGGCCTCTTCAAG GTTCTGGAAGACTCCAGAGAAGTCCTGGTCTCAGCCAACATGCAGCCCGACGACCCATTCCCTCTGGACGATAAAATCAAAGAAG CGTATTCCCACATTGTGGAAAACACAGCATTTTTTGGCGATGTGGCGTTGCGATTCCCACGCATTGTCCACCACTACTTTGACCGCAACACTGACTGGGGTGGACTGCTGCGCTGGGGGCTTCATTTTTGCAACCAAACCGGAGTTTTCACAGGAGGAGCCCACCAACATGTCCTCACGCTG ATGTCGCAGGAACTGGGAATAACAGAGAAATCTCCAGACTTCATCAACCCTTACCGGACAGAAAGAGATGAT GTGCTTCACACTGCGGAGGCCTTCCAGAAGCTCCTGAGGGAGgaagagaagaggaggaggaaggaggagaaGAGGAAAGAAATCCGAAAAGGCCCTCGCATCTCTCGCTCCCGTAGCGAACTATAG
- the LOC144043547 gene encoding uncharacterized protein LOC144043547: MSFPSLSGEQHEPVMEEVLGVTEFQDLRLVVIGNTGAGKSASANKILRRRQFLSKPGANSVTRKCQYGSTDFVEDDDPKRMRSVTVVDMPGFGDTRLSKEEIHTEIAKCLSVSAPGPHAFLLVVPIGRYTDNEDQAVINLANIFGDDAVKHHTVVVFTRGDDLEDMEFEEYLKDSPPGLQDLIDKCGGRYQVFDNKNGSNVAQVKELIMKVDKMVKQSKTGFYTNAMFEEAEAAIREEQRRMEMELETDKKEKKHNSQWPRKRKLQREEKKRKRRESSRDSKKTREEAFFSPKVLERLKCMVAAGLVGLAVGVAFGIAVPLAAASSASLVGKVVGLAAVKLTGASAVGVGNAVGAVVAAASGKTALAVGAAAGGLVGGAIGVVNGSEAQSVKEGACDTFEQVRDIGLFASEAAVVVGAALGAGAAVSAALVPQGANGASVAVMAAQNAPASVGALAAETPAISSAAGAAKVVEDAVKLAPATEGRSTIDAISAVGKAVAAVASTGGLVLKVVKCKSKDSEKTSYKFSWNK; this comes from the exons ATGT CTTTCCCATCACTGAGTGGAGAACAGCACGAGCCAGTCATGGAGGAGGTCTTGGGGGTCACAGAGTTTCAAGACCTCAGGCTGGTTGTTATCGGCAATACCGGAGCTGGCAAGAGTGCATCTGCGAACAAAATCTTGCGCCGAAGACAGTTCCTGTCAAAGCCGGGTGCCAACTCAGTGACCCGCAAATGCCAGTATGGGAGCACTGACTTTGTGGAGGATGACGACCCGAAGAGAATGAGGAGCGTTACGGTGGTTGACATGCCAGGCTTCGGGGACACGCGCCTCAGTAAGGAGGAGATTCATACAGAAATTGCtaaatgtctgtctgtctccgCTCCTGGGCCGCATGCTTTTCTCTTGGTGGTGCCGATCGGACGTTACACAGATAACGAGGACCAGGCTGTCATCAATCTGGCCAACATATTTGGAGATGATGCTGTCAAACACCACACAGTGGTTGTTTTTACCAGGGGGGATGATCTTGAGGACATGGAGTTTGAGGAATACCTGAAAGATTCTCCTCCTGGGCTTCAAGATCTCATTGACAAATGTGGGGGCAGGTACCAAGTGTTTGACAATAAAAACGGCAGTAATGTGGCACAGGTTAAAGAACTCATAATGAAGGTGGACAAGATGGTGAAGCAGAGCAAAACAGGGTTTTATACCAATGCTATGTTTGAAGAGGCTGAGGCAGCCATTAGAGAAGagcagagaaggatggaaatGGAATTGGAAactgacaaaaaagaaaagaaacacaatTCACAATGGCCCAGGAAGAGGAAGTTGCaaagagaagagaagaaaagaaagcgTAGGGAAAGCAGCCGAGACTCAAAGAAAACAAGGGAGGAGGCTTTCTTTTCGCCAAAGGTGCTGGAGAGGTTGAAGTGCATGGTGGCTGCTGGCCTTGTCGGCCTGGCGGTCGGCGTCGCCTTTGGCATCGCCGTCCCATTGGCAGCGGCCAGCTCGGCTTCTCTCGTGGGGAAGGTCGTGGGCTTGGCTGCAGTTAAGCTTACCGGAGCGTCTGCCGTGGGTGTCGGGAACGCCGTGGGCGCGGTGGTTGCGGCAGCCTCTGGAAAGACCGCGCTGGCTGTCGGAGCAGCTGCTGGGGGGCTGGTTGGCGGTGCCATCGGAGTCGTTAACGGTTCAGAGGCACAGAGTGTGAAGGAAGGAGCTTGTGATACTTTTGAGCAGGTTAGGGATATCGGACTTTTTGCCAGTGAGGCTGCCGTAGTCGTGGGGGCTGCCTTGGGGGCAGGGGCGGCCGTGAGTGCTGCTCTTGTGCCGCAAGGTGCGAACGGTGCATCTGTAGCGGTAATGGCGGCGCAAAACGCCCCAGCCTCAGTTGGAGCTTTAGCTGCAGAAACACCTGCTATATCTAGTGCTGCGGGAGCGGCAAAAGTAGTTGAAGATGCCGTGAAACTTGCTCCTGCCACCGAAGGACGATCTACCATAGATGCAATAAGTGCGGTTGGGAAGGCTGTAGCAGCCGTAGCCTCAACTGGTGGGCTCGTACTGAAAGTGGTCAAATGTAAATCCAAAGACTCCGAGAAGACTTCTTATAAGTTCTCCTGGAATAAATGA